The DNA region CATTGGTATACCGGCTGATAAGCAGAAGGTCATTTTTGAAGCCTTCAGCCAGGCGGATAATTCAACCACCCGCCGCTATGGCGGAACAGGACTCGGGTTAACCATTTCTTCGTGGCTGGTTTCAGCAATGGGAGGCAAGCTAACGGTTAGCAGTGAGCCCGGAAAAGGCAGCGAGTTTGCCTTTACGTTACCGCTAGCCGCCTGTGCGCTCTCTTCAGAGGAACGGCCATATAGCCACCGATTCAATGGAGAGGCGGTACTGGTGGTCGATGACAATACAACCAACCTGCAGTTGCTGGCCGCCATGCTCAGCCAGATGGGGCTAAAACCCACCTGCGTTAACAACGCCAGCGAGGCCATTGACCGGGTTAAAACGGGAACAGTATGGCCGCTGATCCTGCTGGACGCGCAGATGCCGGAGATGGACGGCGTGTCCCTGGCCCTTGAGCTTTCGGTACTGCCGCAGGTTGCTGAAAGCCATATCATCATGCTGAGCTCCATGAGCCGGCATTTTGATATCACTATGCTGAAGCGGATCGGGATTAAAAGCTATCTGCATAAGCCTATCGCCCAGGACGAGCTGCATCAGGCGATTGCCGCCGCGTTTGAGCGTTCGCCGGTGCCCGTGGGTGAAAGCACGCCCGCGCCTGCCGCCTCTTCCGTGGCGACGGGGCTGCGGATCCTGCTGGCAGAAGATAATCTGGTTAACCAGAAGGTCGCCGCGCGCCTGCTCGAGCGGCTCGGCCACACCTGTCAGATCGTTGATAACGGCGTCGCGCTGCTGGAACGCTGGCGCGCGGGCGTCTGGGACGTTTTGCTGATCGACCTTCAGATGCCGGAGATGGACGGTGAGACCGCCATTCGCCTGCTGCGGGAAGAAGAACGGTCCCGCCCCGGCCCGGCTCAATCCACCGTTGCCATGACCGCACACGCCATGCAGGGGGATAAAGAGCGCTGTCTCAACATGGGGTTCGACGGCTACATTGCTAAGCCCATCAGCCAGGCGCGTCTCGCCGAAGAGATTGCCCGCGTGCTCGAGCGCCACGATGAGTCAGCCGGTTTCCCGGATGAAGCGCGCCTGCTGAAACAGTGCGCTGACGATCCCGCCCTGGTGCAGGAGCTGCTGGCCCTGTTTGGCGAAGGGCTCAATGAGGCGATTAAAACCATTACCCTGGCCATCGACGGCAACGATCGCGACGCGCTGCGACGCGCTGCCCATAAGCTGCGCGGAGAAGCCGTCACGCTGGACTTCAGCACGCTCGCCCGGCTGCTCCAGGGGCTGGAAAGCGGCGCGCATGCGCTGGATGGGCAACAGCTTGCGGCGCTGAATGACAATCTTCGTAAGGAATCGCTGCGCCTGCTGGCGTGGCTCAACGCGCGCGGGGTAAACGAACCATGACGCGAAGCCTCGTGCTGCTTTTATCGCTCTTTATTCCCCCGCTGGCGGCGAACCCGGTCCCGGTCAGCTGGTCTCTTGCGGGAGAGTGGCAGGTTCAGGACGCTAACGACAGCACCACGCCTCCCGCGTCAGGCTGGCGCGCGCTTAAGGTCCCGGCCAACTGGTACAGCGCCGGGTACGATCATCAGGGTGCGCTGTGGTATAAGCAGGCGTTTACCCTGCCCGCGCAGCCGCCTGACGTGATGAGCACCCTGGTGTTTGACGGCGTCGATTATCTGGCGGACGTCACGCTGAACGGCCAGCCGCTGGGCAAGCATGAGGGCTATTTTCAGCGCTTTTCGCTGGATGCCAGCCCGGCATTACAACGTCACAACCGCCTTGTGGTGAGGGTGGATAGCCCTTACGAAGATCCGCACACGGTCTGGCCGCTGCATAAGACCGCCATGAAGGGGATCCTTAACCAGCATGATACGCGCCCCGGGGGCGCCTGGTCGCCGGAAGGACAGGACGCCAACTCTGGCGGCATCTGGGCACCGGTCAGGCTGCATCTCAGCCGGGGTGTTGCGATCGACAACGTTATCCTCCGTCCGGACTGGTCCCGGGGGCTGACGCACCCAACGCTGAAGGCCGAGATCCGCTATCGCGCGCGCGGTCAGGCCCCGGCGACCGTGCGGCTCACCGCCACGCCCGCCAACTTCAGCGGCAAGCGCTACCAGGCAGATTTATCGGTTACCCTCGAAAGCGGCGCCCATTCCGCGCAGGTGACGCTACCGATGCCGGAGGCAAAACTGTGGTGGCCGGTCGGCACGGGGAAACCGCACCTGTATAACATTCGCGTGGCATTACGCGATGAAAACGGCGTGATGGACACGGCGACAACCCGCACCGGGCTGCGTAAAATCGTCGAGCAGCCCGACAATAAGGGCTGGCTTATTAACGACAGGCGCCTTTTCATTAAGGGCAGTAATTACATCGGTTCCCCCTGGCTCAGCACCATGACGCGAGAGAAATACCGTCGCGATCTTCAGCTGGTGAAAGCCATGAACGCCAACGCCATACGCGTGCACGGACACGTTGCCGGGCGCGCGCTGTATGACGTGGCCGATGAGATGGGGATGATGATCTGGCAGGACGTTCCGCTGCAGTGGGGCTACGACAGCAGCGATGCCTTTACGGAAAACGCGGTCCGACAGACGCGGGAGATGATCGAACAGTTCGGTAATTCCCCCGCCATTATCGTCTGGGGCGGGCATAACGAACCGCCGTGGAACTCGCCGTGGATGGAAAAACGCTTTCCCGACTGGAATAAAGATCTGAACCGCACGCTTACGCAACGGGTCGCGGATACGCTGGCCGAAGATAGTTCCCGCATCGTGCACCGTTTTTCCGCCGTTGAGGAACATTACTGGGCGGGCTGGTATTTCGGCACCGTACGCGACCTGCTTACGCCGGCCAAAACGGGGATCATTACCGAGTTCGGCGCGCAGGCGCTGCCCCGCCTGTCCACGCTAAAAACCATCATCCCAGCGTCGCATCTGTGGCCAAAAACCAGCGCCGCTGACGATCCCGGCTGGAGCGTCTGGAAATACCATAACTTTCAGCCCTTCCAGACCTTTAAGTTTGCCGGTATTCCGCGCGGGAAGACTATTCAGGAGATGATTCGCAACACCCAGGCGTATCAGTCTCAGCTGGTCGCCACCGCGGCAGAAAGCTATCGCCGACAGCGATACCAGCCGGTGACGGCCCTGTTCCACTTCATGTTTGTGGAAACCTGGCCCTCTATCAACTGGGGCGTGGTCGACTACCTGCGTAAGCCTAAGCCCGGGTTTTACGCGTTACAACGCGCCTACCAGCCGATTCTGCCGTCCATTGAGCCGGTCACCGCCCAGTGGACATCCGGGGCGGCGGCCACCGTGCGTCTTTGGGCCATCAACGACACCTGGAAACCGTGCCGCGAATGTCGTCTGTCCTGGCGCATCAGCCAGGGCAATAAGATACTGGCAAAAGGCACGACAACGACGACGATCGCCGCCGACTCGGGAACGATGGTTAAAACGCTTACGGTCACGCCCGCGGGCCAGGACGACGTGTCGATTCACTTTACGATTGAAAACGGCGCGGGAAAAATTGTCGGTGAAAACCAGCGCACGGAGTCCGTCATAAAGTGAGCGAGGGGAAAAGGAAAATTGCCGCTTCCCCTGCTTTCTTGTACCCTTTCAGCGTTTACCCCAATCCCAATTAAGCGAGACGCCCGGACGCCTATGACTGCACATATTTCCAAAGATCCTTTGCATGGCGTAACGCTGGAGATGATGGTCAACGCCCTGGTGGCGAAGTATGGCTGGAGCGAGCTGGGCGACCGCATCAAAATTAACTGCTTCAGAAAAGACCCCAGCGTTAAGTCGAGCCTGAAATTTCTGCGCCGCACCCCGTGGGCGCGCGCGGAAGTTGAAGCCCTGTATCTGGACTCCCTTCACGATGAGGTGAGCGCAGAACAGGCGGCACCCGCCTTTAATCCCTGGGCCAACAGTCGGATTATCAAGAGCTAATACGCAAATGACGCGACACGTAAAACGGATTGGTGCGCTGACGGCCTGCGCACTTTTACTTGTAAGCTGCTCCTCAAAACCACCCAAATCACTGGTAACCCCGCTCCCCACCGTGAGCAAACCCGCCCAGAAGACCAACGAGCCGATGCGCGGGATCTGGCTGGCGACCGTCTCGCGCCTCGACTGGCCGCCGGTGGCCTCGGTGAACGGCCGCAGCGCGGACCAGCGCATCGCGATGCAAAAGCAGGCGCTGATTGCAAAGCTCGACAACCTGAAGCACCTCGGCATTAATACGGTATTTTTCCAGGTGAAGCCGGACAGCACGGCGCTCTGGTCATCCAAAATTTTACCGTGGTCAGATATGCTGACGGGCAACATCGGGGAGTATCCGGGATACGACCCGCTGCAGTTTATGCTCGATGAAGCGCACAAGCGCGGCATGAAGGTGCATGCCTGGTTCAACCCGTACCGCGTATCCACCAACACCAAGCCGTCCACCATCGCCGCCCTGAACCGGACCGCGTATCAGTCCCCGTCCAGCGTCTATGTCCAGCACCCTGAGTGGGTGCGCATCTCGGGCGATCGCTTCGTGCTCGATCCCGGCATTCCGGAAGTGCGCGACTGGATCACCCGCGTGGTGACCGAAGTGGTGGCGAACTATCCGGTAGACGGCGTGCAGTTTGATGACTACTTTTACGCCGAATCCCCGGGATCCGCGCTGAATGATTCACAGACTTACCGGCAGTACGGACAGGGATTTGCCTCAAAGGCAGACTGGCGAAGACACAACACGCAGCAGCTGATCGTCCAGGTCTCCCGCGCAATCAAGCAGACAAAGCCCGACGTTGAGTTTGGCGTCAGCCCGGCGGGCGTGTGGCGTAACCGCTCCTTTGACCCGGCAGGCTCCGACACCCGCGGCGCCGCGGCCTATGATGAATCCTACGCCGATACGCGTCAGTGGGTGCAGCAGGGCCTGCTGGACTACATCGCCCCGCAGATCTACTGGCCTTTTGCCCGGGATGCCGCCCGCTACGACGTGCTGACCAAATGGTGGGCCGACGTCGTGAAGCCGACCCACACTCGCCTGTATATCGGTATAGCGTTTTACAAGGTAGGCGAGCCGTCGCGAAACGAGCCGGACTGGACGGTTCAGGGCGGCGTGCCGGAGCTGAAAAAACAGCTCGATCTCAACGATTCGCTGCCCAACGTCAACGGCACCATCCTGTTCCGGGAAGATTACCTGAACAAGCCGCAGACGCAGCAGGCGGTGAACTATCTCCGTGGACGCTGGGGTAGCTGAATAACGGTCAGGCAGAAACGCCCCATTTCTGCCTTTTTTTACGGCTTCGGCCCGAACATCGCCTCAAGCTGCTGCGCGTCCGGCATCCCCACCACCTGCTGCAGCTCGTTATCCGCATTGAGATAGTAAATGGCCGGGGTGGCGTTAGCGCCCAGGCTGTCCATCAGCGCCTGATGCTTCTGCAGGATCGCTACCGTTTCGCGCGACGCTTCCCCCTCAGGCTTCGGTAACTTTTTGCCGCCGGAGAGCTCGTATTCGCGCCAGGCCGCAACCGGATCTTTCGCATTCAGAATGGCGGCGGCGTTACGTCCGCTGTTGGGGTTGAGGAACGCCACCAGCAGCGTATTGAGCTGAACCTTACCCGCCTTCACCCACGGCTGCGCTTCGGCCCAGAACTGCTTGCAGTACGGACAGAACGGATCGGCAAAGACAAAGACCTTACGCGGGGCGTTATCCGCCCCTTCTTTCAGGGGATGCGCCGCATTGAGGTTCTTCCACATTTCACGTCCCATTGGGGCGTAGATCTCTTTCTGGAAATAGCCCTCGCTGAGGTTTTTCCCTTTTTCGTCGTACAGATAGCCCGAAATCACGTGCTTGCCATCCGGGGTTAAAAAGAGCGTCACGCCCATGTCCTGATACTGCCCCAGCCAGGCAGGCGCGCCGCCGGGGGCATCCAGCTTCTTGATGATTTTAATGTCCTGCTGCTCGCTGAATTGCTTCACCACATCCGGTATGGCGTCAGCGGCCTGGACCAGCCCTGAGGTCGCCAGCGCCGAAAGTAACAATAATTTTTTCATTTCCCTCTCCGGTTTTTCGGGGGCATTACGCCCCCTTCAGGTTAGCGGTTTTTCAGCGCGTCGCTGACCATTTCGTCGAACTGTTCGAACGGCACCCAGCCTGGCAGTAATCCCTCGCCAATCAGCGTGGCGGGCGTGCCCTGAATGCCCATTTTTTCCGCAACGAGCAGGCTGCGCCTGATCGTCATCAGGCTCTCCTCGTCCGGCGTCGTGACGCTCACGCCCGCCCGCTTTTGCGCCTCCTGAATGCTGGCGTCATCGTGGTACCCCTTCTTCGCCATCAGGGCATGGTTCAGCTTCATAAACTGCCCGGGATCCTGACGCCAGAGCGTTAAGGCGTCTCGCGCGGCGGTTAGCGAGCTTTCCGAGCGGAAAGGTAAAAACTTAAACACCACGGCGACGTCGGGATGTTTTTCAACGATCTCCTCCAGGTACGGATCGAATTTCTTGCAGTACGGGCAGTTGTAGTCGGTAAACACCACCAGAGTGAGCTTCGGATTTTTTGCCCCGATGCGCGGGGAGTTCGGATCGTTAAACAGAAAATCCGCGATCATCTTCTGCGCGCGCTGCTCCTGGTCCGGCGTCAGCGGCTGGGCGGCGAACAGCTGAACCGGGGCCAGCATGAGCATAAGCGTGATAAGGAGTTTTTTCATGACACAGTTAGCCTTTTGCGTTGTTCAGGGTGGTGACCAGGGCGTGCGTGTCCAGCAGCGGCGAGAGGATCTCCCCCTCAGGCAGGCCGGGGCCATACACGGCGTTAAACGGAATGGCGTAGCGGTTTCGCTTCGCCAGAAAATCCGCGATAAACGCGGACGGCTGGCTCCAGTCTCCGCGCAGGGCCACCACGTCCGGCTGGCGCAGCGCGGCAATGACGTCAGGCTGGTTCAGGACCCGGTGCTCGTTAACTTTGCAGGTCACGCACCAGTCCGCCGAAATGTCCACAAACACCCGTTTCCCCTGCGCCAGCGCGCTTTCGATAGCCTCTTCACTGAGCGGCTGCCACGGGATGGTCTGCGCAACGTTTTGTGCCGGAGCGTCCGGCGGCGCGTTTAGCAGCCCGCGCGCCTGATACCCGCCGAACGCCGGCAGCACGATGACCACGACCCAAAACAGCGGTGAAGATTTTGGCCCCTTCAGCGCGAACAGCACGAGCGCGACGGCCGTCAGCACCAGCATCACGATCTGGCTAACCGCCTCGCCCAGATGCCCGCTCAGAAGTGTCGCCAGCCAGAGGCTGGAGGCCAGCATCATCAGGCCCAGAATGACCTTGAGCGTGTTCATCCAGCGGCCGGGCTTCGGCAGCAGCATGGCCGTTTTCGGCACCAGGGCAACGAACAGCCACGGCAGGCTCATGCCCACGCCGAGCATCAGGAAGATCAGCCACAGGGCGTGCAGCGGCGCGCCAAGCGCAAAGGCGACCGCGGTACCGAGGAACGGCGCGGAGCACGGCGTCGCCAGCAGCGTGGCGAACACCCCTTCGCAGAAGCTGCCGCCAAGCCCCCTGCCGCCTGCGGTTGCCAGCCGTCCTGAGGCGGCAGAAGGCAGCAGCACCTCAAACGCGCCAAACAGGTTCAGCGCAAACAGGAAGGTGACGGCGACCATCAGGCCGATAAACCACGGGTTCTGAAACTGAATGCCCCACCCCAGCGACGCCCCGGTCAGCTTAAGCGCGGTCACCATCCCCGCCAGCAGCATAAAGGAGGTGAGGATCCCTGCGCTGGTGGCGAGGAAGCGCAGCCTGATCGCCCGCCTGTCCGATCCCGCCTGCAGGATGCTGTTAAGCTTCATGCCCATCACCGGCAGCACGCAGGGCATCAGGTTGAGGATCAGCCCGCCCAGCAGGGCAAAGAGCACCATTTTTCCCGTCCCGTCGGGCGCGTAAGGCTCGGCGGGCGCAGCGCCAACGGTCATGGTGGTTTGCTGCGCGTGACCGCCGCTGGTCAGCACAAACGACAGCCTCTTGCCTTCCAGCGACGCGGGTTTATCACCCCATTCATCGGTCACGGGTACCGTAACCCGAAGCGCATTGCCGTCGTGCGTAATAACCGGCTCGCCGGGCAGAATGTCGCCCTCCAGCGGGTCAAAGTAGATCCCCGGATTATCCCATTTCCCGTCCGTCGTGCCGGTAATGACCAGCTTGTCGCCTGAAAGCCAGGCGGAGAGATCCTTGGATACGCCGGACGTGCCCGGAATGGCGCGCATTGCTTGCTCGAAGCTGCTGCGGAAACCCTCATCCACGGGCTGGGTAAAATCGAGATGCAGCGGGTAGTCCGTCAGCAGGCAGACGTTGCTGCACGTAGAGAGCGTGAGCGTTGCGTCGAGCGCGTCGCCCTTCACGCCGTCGAGCGTAATGGGGATCGTGACCTTGTCGTGATAGCCCTGGGTCGTCATGCCGGAGATATCAAAGCGCGACGGTACCGGCCAGGACCAGCTATCCGTTACGCCCTCCGGCCAGCGGATTGTCGGCGCAACCCCGCCCTCGCCGGGCGATCGCCAGTAGGTTTTCCAGCCGGGCTTGAGCTCAACGGTGAGCAGGCCTTTAACGTGCGTTTGTTCCCTCTCCGCCTGAAAGCGGATGCGGGCGTGATCGTTTTGTGGGGAGATCAGCCAGCCGGTGTCTGCCGCATGGACAATGCCGATGCAGGACAGCCACAGGAAGACGAATCCCCTGAAGAGGTTAACCATGTTTTACTCCGTGAACAGTGAAAAATTATCGCGTGGTGACGATGTTTTTCATTCACGGAAGACGCAGTTTTTAAGGTGTATTCGGGGAGGCGGAGCCTGAACGGGCTGTTCCACGGACGCAAATGCCCGCCCTTGCGTAAACAGCTGTAGCAGCGCGAAGAAGATAATAATGGCCGGCAGCGCGCCGTCGAAGAACAGCGGCTGCGCGCAAAGCAGCGAGTGTGCGCCTAGCTGACAGGGCGATGGCCCGGACTGCTCGGTGCTGCTTTGCGACGGGGCATCTGCAATCAGGGACGTCTGCGTCTCCAGGCCCTGTAAAAAATGGTTGAGCATCACCGCGCGCTGCACGAGGCAAAGCGCCATCGCGAGACAGGTGACGATCAAAAGCCATTTTCCGAGGAGCTGACGGTTGCGCATAACATTCCAGAGTGAC from Enterobacter chengduensis includes:
- a CDS encoding hybrid sensor histidine kinase/response regulator, translated to MSAFTYDLNALPAAVMIYDRDERLQAWNHNVALFYPVITPWLKEGTTLEALAERFIDAVYNVDPGLRQTLRESIVRNCRQDKHCEVRQAGQRRIFVQHQRLADGGIVSLHSDITELDEAQRARYQLHDDFLLTAESIHIGIWDWQVSGDTLQVNDTLLAMLGQSRTRWHYPVHFLLNLVHEDDRAALGKALDDSKQDHRPVFECEIRVHHPGEGLRWMLLSGQVVTLSIDGNAERVIGTLQDITRRKEAEIQAIASALEAKKANEAKSAFLANMSHEIRTPMNGIIGMTQLCLDTPLSADQRDYLTLVMSSAQSLLHIINDILDFSRIEAGKVVLDSGPVNIRPFIQSLIRPLMPGASDKGIELLVDIAPVVPDILLVDGDRLRQVLTNLLGNALKFTHQGEIILIVEPGDSESHWRFRVRDSGIGIPADKQKVIFEAFSQADNSTTRRYGGTGLGLTISSWLVSAMGGKLTVSSEPGKGSEFAFTLPLAACALSSEERPYSHRFNGEAVLVVDDNTTNLQLLAAMLSQMGLKPTCVNNASEAIDRVKTGTVWPLILLDAQMPEMDGVSLALELSVLPQVAESHIIMLSSMSRHFDITMLKRIGIKSYLHKPIAQDELHQAIAAAFERSPVPVGESTPAPAASSVATGLRILLAEDNLVNQKVAARLLERLGHTCQIVDNGVALLERWRAGVWDVLLIDLQMPEMDGETAIRLLREEERSRPGPAQSTVAMTAHAMQGDKERCLNMGFDGYIAKPISQARLAEEIARVLERHDESAGFPDEARLLKQCADDPALVQELLALFGEGLNEAIKTITLAIDGNDRDALRRAAHKLRGEAVTLDFSTLARLLQGLESGAHALDGQQLAALNDNLRKESLRLLAWLNARGVNEP
- a CDS encoding glycoside hydrolase family 2 protein, yielding MTRSLVLLLSLFIPPLAANPVPVSWSLAGEWQVQDANDSTTPPASGWRALKVPANWYSAGYDHQGALWYKQAFTLPAQPPDVMSTLVFDGVDYLADVTLNGQPLGKHEGYFQRFSLDASPALQRHNRLVVRVDSPYEDPHTVWPLHKTAMKGILNQHDTRPGGAWSPEGQDANSGGIWAPVRLHLSRGVAIDNVILRPDWSRGLTHPTLKAEIRYRARGQAPATVRLTATPANFSGKRYQADLSVTLESGAHSAQVTLPMPEAKLWWPVGTGKPHLYNIRVALRDENGVMDTATTRTGLRKIVEQPDNKGWLINDRRLFIKGSNYIGSPWLSTMTREKYRRDLQLVKAMNANAIRVHGHVAGRALYDVADEMGMMIWQDVPLQWGYDSSDAFTENAVRQTREMIEQFGNSPAIIVWGGHNEPPWNSPWMEKRFPDWNKDLNRTLTQRVADTLAEDSSRIVHRFSAVEEHYWAGWYFGTVRDLLTPAKTGIITEFGAQALPRLSTLKTIIPASHLWPKTSAADDPGWSVWKYHNFQPFQTFKFAGIPRGKTIQEMIRNTQAYQSQLVATAAESYRRQRYQPVTALFHFMFVETWPSINWGVVDYLRKPKPGFYALQRAYQPILPSIEPVTAQWTSGAAATVRLWAINDTWKPCRECRLSWRISQGNKILAKGTTTTTIAADSGTMVKTLTVTPAGQDDVSIHFTIENGAGKIVGENQRTESVIK
- a CDS encoding VF530 family DNA-binding protein, which codes for MTAHISKDPLHGVTLEMMVNALVAKYGWSELGDRIKINCFRKDPSVKSSLKFLRRTPWARAEVEALYLDSLHDEVSAEQAAPAFNPWANSRIIKS
- a CDS encoding glycoside hydrolase family 10 protein, with the translated sequence MTRHVKRIGALTACALLLVSCSSKPPKSLVTPLPTVSKPAQKTNEPMRGIWLATVSRLDWPPVASVNGRSADQRIAMQKQALIAKLDNLKHLGINTVFFQVKPDSTALWSSKILPWSDMLTGNIGEYPGYDPLQFMLDEAHKRGMKVHAWFNPYRVSTNTKPSTIAALNRTAYQSPSSVYVQHPEWVRISGDRFVLDPGIPEVRDWITRVVTEVVANYPVDGVQFDDYFYAESPGSALNDSQTYRQYGQGFASKADWRRHNTQQLIVQVSRAIKQTKPDVEFGVSPAGVWRNRSFDPAGSDTRGAAAYDESYADTRQWVQQGLLDYIAPQIYWPFARDAARYDVLTKWWADVVKPTHTRLYIGIAFYKVGEPSRNEPDWTVQGGVPELKKQLDLNDSLPNVNGTILFREDYLNKPQTQQAVNYLRGRWGS
- the dsbG gene encoding thiol:disulfide interchange protein DsbG, whose product is MKKLLLLSALATSGLVQAADAIPDVVKQFSEQQDIKIIKKLDAPGGAPAWLGQYQDMGVTLFLTPDGKHVISGYLYDEKGKNLSEGYFQKEIYAPMGREMWKNLNAAHPLKEGADNAPRKVFVFADPFCPYCKQFWAEAQPWVKAGKVQLNTLLVAFLNPNSGRNAAAILNAKDPVAAWREYELSGGKKLPKPEGEASRETVAILQKHQALMDSLGANATPAIYYLNADNELQQVVGMPDAQQLEAMFGPKP
- a CDS encoding DsbA family protein, whose translation is MKKLLITLMLMLAPVQLFAAQPLTPDQEQRAQKMIADFLFNDPNSPRIGAKNPKLTLVVFTDYNCPYCKKFDPYLEEIVEKHPDVAVVFKFLPFRSESSLTAARDALTLWRQDPGQFMKLNHALMAKKGYHDDASIQEAQKRAGVSVTTPDEESLMTIRRSLLVAEKMGIQGTPATLIGEGLLPGWVPFEQFDEMVSDALKNR
- a CDS encoding protein-disulfide reductase DsbD family protein, with amino-acid sequence MVNLFRGFVFLWLSCIGIVHAADTGWLISPQNDHARIRFQAEREQTHVKGLLTVELKPGWKTYWRSPGEGGVAPTIRWPEGVTDSWSWPVPSRFDISGMTTQGYHDKVTIPITLDGVKGDALDATLTLSTCSNVCLLTDYPLHLDFTQPVDEGFRSSFEQAMRAIPGTSGVSKDLSAWLSGDKLVITGTTDGKWDNPGIYFDPLEGDILPGEPVITHDGNALRVTVPVTDEWGDKPASLEGKRLSFVLTSGGHAQQTTMTVGAAPAEPYAPDGTGKMVLFALLGGLILNLMPCVLPVMGMKLNSILQAGSDRRAIRLRFLATSAGILTSFMLLAGMVTALKLTGASLGWGIQFQNPWFIGLMVAVTFLFALNLFGAFEVLLPSAASGRLATAGGRGLGGSFCEGVFATLLATPCSAPFLGTAVAFALGAPLHALWLIFLMLGVGMSLPWLFVALVPKTAMLLPKPGRWMNTLKVILGLMMLASSLWLATLLSGHLGEAVSQIVMLVLTAVALVLFALKGPKSSPLFWVVVIVLPAFGGYQARGLLNAPPDAPAQNVAQTIPWQPLSEEAIESALAQGKRVFVDISADWCVTCKVNEHRVLNQPDVIAALRQPDVVALRGDWSQPSAFIADFLAKRNRYAIPFNAVYGPGLPEGEILSPLLDTHALVTTLNNAKG